Within Oncorhynchus keta strain PuntledgeMale-10-30-2019 chromosome 30, Oket_V2, whole genome shotgun sequence, the genomic segment gaaagccctggccaggtcgatgaatacggctgcacagtattgtctcttatcgatggcagttatgatatcgtttaggaccttgaccatggctgaggtgcacccatggccagctcggaagccagattgcatagctgagaaggtacggtgggattcgaaatggtctgtgATTTGTTTGTTAACCTGGCTTTCGGAGACCtttgaaaggcagggtaggatagatataggtagaAGTTTGGGTGTAGAGTTTGGGTGTAGAGTGTCTGACCGCGCCAACTTTCCAAtttttgggaatctcagacaatacaaaagagcggttgaacaggctagtaataggggttgcaacaatttcggcaggtAATATTATAGAGAGAGGGtctagattgtctagcccggctgatttgtaggggtccagattttgccggTCCGGtgtccaatggcagtgagctttactacactccagccaacgcttggcattgcgcatggtgatcttaggcttgtgtgcggctgctcgtccatggaaactcatttcgtgaagctcccgacgaacagttcttgtgctgaagttgcttccagaggccgtttggaactctgtagtgagtgttgcaaccgaggacagattatttttacGACAGTCAcatttgtgagcttgtgtggccttccactttgtggctgagccgttgttgtccctagacctttccacttcacaatagtaCATAACAAATCGAGCTCTCTGAGTTTAAATACTGGAGGGGACAATTTGCCTAATGAAAGTGTTAAAATAGTCTAGTGAGTGCAAAGACAAGCATGATGTTGTtaatatcaacaacaaaaaaatccagtaTTCATTGTTCGACAGATGTTTATTTCAGTACAGTATATGCTGTTTTTCAAAACTTTTGACTCACAACCTTTCATTGCTTTTAGAAAGTAGTccagggtagtagggtggtatGTTTAAAAGACATGTAGGCAGAGCTTTGATTGGCAAACTGTCCGAGAGTTAGTGGAAGTCTGGTTGCATCCTTAAtagtctctcctttctcccaaagtgtacacttgttcacttcccttcatggatttgaaaggaaatgactggtatattacactccctctagcccatgccTACAGcaatccaatgcttttacattggttgagagtagtgaaccagtgcacacttcaggagggATTATTGGGACAAACCATATCGACGGCGTTGGCTGACAAACGTCACAAAAATGATGCGCGCACATCGATGTGGCCGGAAGCCACGCGGTTTTTATGATTATGAGCGGTCGGGTAACTAGCAACGATGGCTAAAAGCTGCCTTGTGGGGAACCGTAGGTGGCTTGTTTCAGCTAGTTTTATCTTGTTGTTGATACCATGTCTTGCTTGTTATGAGGTGTTTTGACAGATTTCATGTCAATTCTAATATGGCAAAACAATTCACTAGCTAGTTAACCAGCAACTCTAatgatgtatttgagagacaggTGCTCATTGTGCACATTAATTCATGTTTTCAATTAACATTTGGAAACAAAATGTAGTCTACATGTCAGCAATTTAAGCCGATCCCGTCTGTTTTGCCTCAAAGTTAAGCGCTCAACgttttttgttgctaaacaatCAACCCGTCTCTGTGGGACACATGGTTGGTTAGAGTGGAGAATATGTTTACACATAATCCAGATTATGGAGGAGATTGTGCAAAGCCCAGAGCAGATTAGAGCAGAGTGAACAGAGCAGAGTGGTGAACTGGGGCCACATATCCATATCAGGAATGGAATAAAGATCCGAAGTCCACCAGTGTCCACTAAAAGTGACACACGAGTTTCAGCAGCACTGCAGGGGAACACATTGGGTGTAAATCTGCCGTGTCTGCACATCTCTTTACTGCAAGCCTCTCTTTAGAACAATGGGTCGACGGTGTCTCACACCTGTGTCCATTCGCCACCATGAACCTACTCCGGAAAGCTGCACAGTTGAGACGTGCTCTACTCCACAACACGCCTTGCAAAGACAACAATAGGCCAATTGGGTGAAGgatcaaggtgtgtgtgtgtgtgtgtgtgtgtgtgtgtgtgtgtgtgtgtgtgtgtgtgtgtgtacatttagAGGTGTGATGGTGCATAGGTGCATGTACACTCGCATGCAAACAGCATCTTTCGGCAGACTTGCTTTTGTAAGCGTCGTGAGTGTGTAGGGGTCGGTTCCATGCATGGGTGCACATATGCACTGTGTTGCCTATGTTCAGTTATGACCATATAATCATTGGTTCTGATACATCCCCCTGACTCGGTGTCGTATGTGATTCCAGTGATCAAGACCGGAGAGAGCGGGCTGACGGTGTTCAGACTGCTCACTAAGGATAACCGCTGGAGGTGGGTCCAAGCCAACGCCAGACTGGTCTACAAGAACGGCAAGCCTGACTACATTATCGCCACCCAGAGGCCCCTGGTGTAAGTGCAGCTTTAGCCCCCCTGTTTGTTTGAAAGATTTCAATGAGGTGAATGTAATGTGTAATCCTAAACAGTCAGAGCTCTTTAGTCCATAGTGTTAGGGACTTTTGTCCAAATAGTAGTCCCTAGTGTTCTGGTAAGCTATGTCTCGTCCTCCTCTTGTTCCCAGTGAGTAAGAGGGAGGACAGTAGATTGGATTTCATCACATTAATAAAATCCTTGCGACCCCAAATATATTGGGGGAAAAAATGTAATTCACAGGAAATGTTTACTTTTTTAATGTGGGGCTTTGACAGTCAATCATTTAAATAATTTATCTCATATATATATCCCATATCCCCGTGTTGTGTCTGAGCGTCTCAGGGTCAGGGGGCGTGGTCAACAGTGCGTACCGCATCTCTCctgtcacatccaacctggatCGATATTTGGTTTTAATGCAGATGAGGGCTCTGAATCCGCATACCATGAGTTTTAATGCTCTGAGGGAGACTGCATTGTATTCCCTTCGAGTCAAGAACCAAAACGTCTCCATAGTGACCGGTGAATGCATTGTCTGCAGCATTCGGTCACATGGCAGCTTGATCAGCTGTTCAATTTCACTTCCCGGCATGTCAACTGAACCAGGATCACACAGATTTCGCTGATTTGTTATATCATTTGTTTGTATTTCCCCTGCATGCTTGTGTTCAATTCGTTCAGTTCCCCAAATAGTTTTGTGAACAGGTGTGCACAATGTAGTTTGCAATGTTCTGCGCTCAGCTCTTTTGCCGCCAGTTGCTCTCGGTGTATCCAATATAGCTCAGTGggtgttgtcacgccctggtcttgtgattgtctccaccccctccaggtgccacttattatccctggtgtatacatccctgtgtttcctgtctctctgggccagctcgtcttgtatgtttttcaagtcaaccagcgttttcccgttctcctgcttCTATTCTCTTTTGCTATTCCTCCCGGTcctgacccttgcctgtcctgtctctgagcccgcctgcctgaccactctacctgaccctgagcctgacacCGAGCCTGCCCGCCGACCTGTACCTCTGCCtccctctggattaccgacctctgcctgccttgaccttgTCTTCTGCTTGCCTCTGGAACGTTAAACCATTGCTACTTcgacagtctgcatctgggtcttaccttgattcctgataggtGTATCATACAATGCGTCCATTTGGCAGAGGGCGACACATTCATAACTAAAGATCAGAGGCCTGCCCACCGTCCCATGGTAGATGGAGCCCCATCTGTGCAAAAGCCCACCATTCGATCCCGTGGAATCTGTTTTTCAGCACATTGAACGTCCCCTGTGCCATATCATGCTTGGGAATAGTGAGACAACAATATGCCCTCGTGAATAGCACAGCTAACATCTATTTGGAGAGCATAAGGTGGGGAGTTTGAGTCGTTCAGTCAGTTTTCCTCTTGATTGCTTGCTATAGCATAAATTCGTAGTTTCACAGTGTTATCTGACAAAGGTATTGATGTGAGTTGCTGTGCCTCTGTCTCCCCACACATTGTTTTCCCCATATCAATTGCGGCCGGTAATGTCCTTCTCTGCAATAGCGTGTGATTTCATAGCGTAGCAGGCTTAGCCATTCACCGTGGAAAAGATTCAAGTGCAACCGTCAAGAGCGGCCTTTTGCCACGATCTAAGGGCGCTCTGTCGTTGAATTTTAACTTTTAGATTTGAATCATTTTCATTCCGATTTTTAAAGTTCACCACATGATCATTTTGATTTTGAGAGACAAAGAAGAtatgtttagttttttttttttttaccaggattTTGGAAATTCTCCCACAACCCCATTTGCATATCAGGCAACCCGACATGGGTCACGACCCCTAGTTTGGGAACCGCTGCTGCACACTTAAAATGACGCTCCCACCAACTTTAAGGACACAAAGCCTTAACTTTGCTGGAGTTTTATCCTAAACAGAAAGAGTGTGTTCTGATTGGTTCTCTCCATCCTCTCGTacccagggaggaggagggaggagagcacCTGAGGAAGCGTTCCATGCACCTCCCCTTCACCTTCGCCACGGGCGAAGCACTTCTCTACCAGAGTAGCTACCCCATCCACGGCCTCACCGACTCACTCCAGACTAAAGGCAAGACCAAGTCCAAGAAGGCCAAGCTGGACAAGAACTCGTCGAAGGATCACGGTGGACTGGACCCCAGCTCCCTGCTTGGGGCATTGATGCGGCAGGATGAGTCTGTGTACGTGTGCCAACCAGCCGTCGAGCCCAAGATGTCCTTCCACAGTAGTCTGTTTAGTGAGCGAGGCGAGGGGGAAGGGCAGAGCAGTGGAGGCTGTAGCAGTGGCCCTCTGGGTGGGGGTGTGGGAAAGAGCTGGAGCTCCGTGCCCAACAGggtcaccaccacctccactggCCCCAACGGGGAGCCTCCATCCAGCTTCGACCCACTGCTTGCCACCCTGGACTCACTATCTCTGGAGGGGGACGAGACATGCTCTAACAGGTGATTGTatatttgtatgtattgtatATAATGTTATATACAAGTATTTTCCAATTTAATTGAGTGTAATGTCCCTTTGGACTGCCCACTGTACAGCCAGTCTTGCCCAAGCTTTCCATTTTTGCCCTTCAGTTTTTAATTCCAATATTTTGTTTATGTATGCATTGTTGTACTCCCAAGTCTATATGTATTTTGAatttgtcaaataaaataaatgtctTCCTATCAGCGAGCTGTTCTCTGCTCTGGAGAACCTGGGTCTGAACGCAGAGGATCTGGAGCTACTGCTGCTGGATGAGAGGATGATCAGAGTGGAGATGGATCCGGACTACATCCCCTCGCTCAACGACCTGCTCACCAACAACGAGATCCTCTCCTACATCCACGACTCGCTGGAGAACAAGACCGAGGAGGGCCAGGGTGGGGACAGTCACGTGTCCATACCACAAACCTCAACCACAACCCATCCCCCTGGCCCTATCCTTAATTCTACCCTTATCCCTAACCTTTATAATCAAGACACCACCGCTATGCATATCTCTACCCTTCACCCCCAGGCTACTATCCCTCCTATCCCCCAACCCACGTTACCCCCTCACAGACTACCAAAGCAGCCACCCATAGTGCAGCTCTCTCAGCAGATGCAGCAGCACCTCAACTTAGTAAAGCCCGTTCTGGCAAAATACCCCTGGCCCCCGACACAAACGGACGTCCCCACGCCAAGCCAGCCAGACACACTGCAGCCCACAACCTCACTAACCGTGGTCGATAATGGTCACTGGCTTCCCCAGCAGGAGCATCTGCATGCAGGGCTGGACGACCACTGCCACAGCATTCACCCTCTGGTCAACGGTAAGACATCCCAGCTGGGGCCTCAAGGGTCCGGGCAGCTCAAACACCACCAGCACCAGAACATCATCCATCTTCAGAGCCAGTGGCAGCAGCAGAACCAGCACCTACAGGTCCAGCTTCAGCCTCAGTGCCATTTCAAACAGCAGAAGGCAAGTAGCAACAGCGGTGCCACTCTCAACGGGGTGCACCCTGATCCCGATTGGCAGAGGTACGGCTACGACGACCAGTTGGGACTGACCGCTAACGGAGCCTGCACCGTCTCCTACACCAACGGGCGCGCGGACACCCTCTCACATGCTACAGGAGGTGAGGTCACTCTCACAGATTACGGTACGGGTGCTTCGACTACCGTGGGCATGGTGATGAACTGGGGTACGGTGGGGAGCACAGGTCACTACCAGGGACAAGGAGGGGTGACTGCTACCCCCTCAGACCATCTGGAGCATCACAAACAACATTCTCCACAGGTCCCATCTGCGTACTTTCACCGCCAGTACCCCACCACCCAGAACTCCTTAGATTACATCCTGGGGCTGTCACAGCCGCAACACACCATGCCTTCTCTGGGCGCCTACGGCATTTTGAATCGCCCCGCTTCCCAAGATGCCACTCACTGCAAGGTAAGAGTCAAAGAATAAAGCAAGATGCTCATAGATGGATAATAAACCTGATTTCTTTTGTAATATTTGGTGAATTTCTGTGACTGTATGTTTGTGGGACTGTCTTGTTAATGGTTGACATCCCAGCATTAGGAGCACTATTTCTATGTCATGAAAGCGATGGTTCTCTGTAAAGGCACTGATGTAGCATTGGGAAGCCCTTGCCTCGGGCTTGTTTCGGCTGCTGATTTACAGTTCAATGTAAGATAAATCGACGTGAGCGGACATGTAATGTGAAACCGATGAGTGGAGAGCAAAGGGTCACGGCGGTGGAGAATCTGTCAATGGAGAGGAACGTAGGTCTCCCAATCAAGTCAACCGTTGAAGGGATTCTGTCGACGTAAGCTTCGACAGCAGTAGGAAAACCCTCTCCTGCCAGGGCTGTTTCCTTGCCGGTAGCACAACATAGCCTTGACCTAAATGCCCGGGACTGATCCTACCGCAGTGTGATTGTGACGGAAGCAGCTCTGGTCTGCAGGGACCGCCTTACAATCTGTTCAAAGCTGATAATGTCAAGCACGACTTCTGATCAGGACACTGACTGGGAGTGAACTGGTGTCGGCTACGTCCATGGTTGCTCCTTCAGGGTGTCGCGTACTGTACAGTTGCAGTATATGTTGTGTTCGGGTCATGTAGGGTCCCAGCTCCGTTGAGTATTGAATGAGGTTGCTTTTAAGAGTGTATCAAGCGCGGTGTgcgtgtcacacacacacacacgtttgtacCGGTTGCTAACGTGTTGATCTGAAGTGAAGACACTCCGTTTTAATTGCACAACAAGCCTCCGTACATTTGGAGACGAAGGTGAGATTAGGACCCGCCTCTGTGCATTTGtaactttttacattttttaatacaGTACAGGAGGCTTGTCAGGGAGTGACACAAGGGGCCCAGTCGGTCAAAACAAGGCCTCAGGACAAGACGAACTGGACATTAGTACAGCACACAGTCCATTCTGCATGCTGGACACCATCTTCCTCTccttgttgtttgttgttgtgctGAATTAATGTTTCAAGATCCATGAAGGGTAACGAACGATAGAGTTGGTTGTTCTCtttgttgagagagagaagagccgaTGGTGAAGAACTGTAATAGAACAAGGTTGAAGTCCCACAATGAGAGCTATAGCTCCCAGGCAGCGACTGCTAACCGGACCGGCAGCCATTCATGCCCCCATATCCCACTCCGCCTTCCCTGTGTTTTCCTTCAGGGTCAGCGACCACGCCCCAGAGGAACATAGAGCCAAGCTGGCCAGTCAAGCATGAGCTGTCCTGACCTACAATTTTCCCATCGTCATTACCTAATACATAGAGGGGCAGAAGAATGTGTGGCAATGTTGTGTGTATGCGCATGGGTGCGTGCCTATATGTGCGGTGTCACATCCCACCACAGGGGGTGCTGTTTACCCCCAGCTAGGGGTGTTGATGTGATTTGGGATTGAGTAGCATTAGAGATTAGTTGAGTTTGGCCTACCTTAACCTGGATGGGTTTGTCCTGCTGCAGGTGCGCAGTGTCCTGCTGGCCTGCCCCTATGGGGGGCCTATATAAGGTGGCCCTATTAGGATTTCTACATGGATGATGCCTAGCTAATCCATTTAGGGCCCACTAAGCAGGATTACAATTAGGCCGATGGTAGAAACtgtcacaacagacacacacaggggatTCCCTCATACAGGGAGGCCACAAAGTACATACTCACACCTATGGAGTATAGAGAGTGGAGCTCAGTGCTTGTACCAGTGTCAGTACTCTGTTGGTTTGGCGGATATGCTACTTTGTGTAGTTAGCTAGTGTGTTAGCTACTCTAACTGTAGCTTGTAGTAGTTGCTATCTCTGCTGTCTAGTTCCACCCATCCTCTATTTTTCATAATAAACATTATTTCTAAAAACCCACAGAAAATCTGTTTTTATGTCAaaaggttttgttatatttcagtcttctgtgatgtatataaagtgtcatattgagatgcaaactcaaaatgtagtACGtgtcaactctatatctgacctGGTGTCTTCTTCTtgtttaagcccataaccatgtgtgtgaggtgtaccCTTCTGTTtgaaagtagatttgtttaagactacctgACCCTGATTCATCCCACTGCAGTGAAAGGTTAAGTGGGGGGGGCTGTATGCATATGATATGTCCTATCATATGCATACAGCTCCAATGATATTTTTTAATGTTGTTCTGTGTTTAGATGGAGAGCGGCTGCATCCTCAACGACACCAACGTTGCTCACACAGGGAGCTGTCTACTGCCCGATGTGAACGGCCAGGCAGCCAGCGACAGTCTCCAGCCCCAGCCCGGCGCCCTACAGACCCTGCCCACCCTCCCAGACCCACAGACTACTGGCTTCTACCTCTgagacgggggggggggggcagtgcaAAGAGAGACCATTGGACCATTTTGTCAGGGGGCATAAAAAAATTTAACAGAGGAGGAGACGCGAAAGAGGATGAATTTaaactgaactgtgtgatgttaCGACTTTCTATGTAACATTCTCTCCATTTCATTTGTGTAAGACGGACTCAGGACTCGGTGAAAGAGCTCAGCATAGTGTCTCTCTGCACTCTGACAATAGTTTCCccactggcacacagctcagggGAAACCAAATGCATCTTCTCATGTTACACTTTTTTTTATGAAGGGTATGGTTGAGAGAGCGGCGATTTCTTCACCACTGTGATTTTCATTGTTTTTCTTTATGGGTGTACAAAATACAGTTTCGGACAAAGATTATTAACAAGACTGTGAGAAGAGATGTGTTTTACCACTGTCATAGCTACAGTACTGCGCTTCAGTACAGTATAACTTGTTAAAGGAGGGAAAGTGAATGTGGGTATGGAAAGGATTGATATGGAGATTAATATTCATTATGAAGAATGGTGAGACATGATTTGAAGGAGCTGGATGTCTGAAATTATTGTGAGGTAGATTTACAAATGTTCTGTTCTGTGTTATGTTTTGTTGTGTCATCTGCccatagagaggaagaggaattgATTCAGGTTTTGGTGATCTACGTGTTGGTAAAATAGTATGTAGGTTGTCCTCTGACATGTTATTGAGATTGGATATGTGAAACAGATCCCATATTATGGTCAAATGGTATCTAAATATGAAGAGGGAGAGCAGATCGGAGGAAGGGATGACCGTTTTGGGGTTTTGTTTATTTCCATGCTGCATTTTAGCCTGGAAGAAGTTTACGTTACCAGTGCAATGATGTTGTGTATTTATTTAAATGGCACTCAAATCAACCGAAGCATTTTCTTCTTTTCTTGACTGGCTACAGTGTGAAATCACTCAGTAAATTAAGTTCCAGAATACAGCAGGAGATGGCTTACATTCAGAAGTAAACAAGCAAATTCCAGAACCATCATTCCTCATTGAAAAGCTTTGAGGAAAAATATACATTTGGATTCAAGTTGATTTCCTGAATTGAAATGAAGTTGAGCTAAAACAAACTGTATTCTCTGCCGATGGCAAGAGGAACGGGAACGGCAGTTTCTGACGTGACGAGAAAGGTCGTTTCAGTAGGCCTCCTCTCTTACAGGGCCCCAAGTGATTCTGTCATGGTCATCTTATCACAGTGGATCTCACACCTCTCCACTGGGACCCCCAGAAGATTCACAATTCTGTTGTCGCCCTGAACGAGCACACCTGATTCACTTAGTCAAGGGCTTGATAATTAGTTGACGAGTTGAATCAGCTGGGCTAGCTTTAGAATAGGTCAAAAGCGTGGAAACACTGCTGTATCGCACTGAAGACCCCGTTCCATGAGGATTGACTTGGTCACACGCAGACTCACGGGCATTGATCCAAATGAGAGGACAAGT encodes:
- the LOC118363709 gene encoding aryl hydrocarbon receptor-like isoform X2 encodes the protein MYAGRKRRKPVQKGEKQTAPSEGTKSNPSKRHRDRLNSELDRLASLLPFPEEVTSSLDKLSILRLSVSYLRTKNFFSVALKTHACKGFKANSGNHDNSKTTGLVDGWMPEGELLLQALNGFVLVITAEGVIFYSSHTIQDYLGFHQTDVMHQSVFELIHTEDQQEFRRNLHWALNPPGVPQQGESPPDGKPVPSSSLVTYNPDQLPPENSSFLERNFVCRFRCLLDNSSGFLALTLQGRLKFLHGQNCHLDDGCNVPPQLALFAIATPLQPPSILEIRTKNMIFRTKHKLDFTPMACDAKGKIVLGYTEAELRVRGSGYQFIHAADMLYCAENHVRMIKTGESGLTVFRLLTKDNRWRWVQANARLVYKNGKPDYIIATQRPLVEEEGGEHLRKRSMHLPFTFATGEALLYQSSYPIHGLTDSLQTKGKTKSKKAKLDKNSSKDHGGLDPSSLLGALMRQDESVYVCQPAVEPKMSFHSSLFSERGEGEGQSSGGCSSGPLGGGVGKSWSSVPNRVTTTSTGPNGEPPSSFDPLLATLDSLSLEGDETCSNSELFSALENLGLNAEDLELLLLDERMIRVEMDPDYIPSLNDLLTNNEILSYIHDSLENKTEEGQGGDSHVSIPQTSTTTHPPGPILNSTLIPNLYNQDTTAMHISTLHPQATIPPIPQPTLPPHRLPKQPPIVQLSQQMQQHLNLVKPVLAKYPWPPTQTDVPTPSQPDTLQPTTSLTVVDNGHWLPQQEHLHAGLDDHCHSIHPLVNGKTSQLGPQGSGQLKHHQHQNIIHLQSQWQQQNQHLQVQLQPQCHFKQQKASSNSGATLNGVHPDPDWQRYGYDDQLGLTANGACTVSYTNGRADTLSHATGGEVTLTDYGTGASTTVGMVMNWGTVGSTGHYQGQGGVTATPSDHLEHHKQHSPQVPSAYFHRQYPTTQNSLDYILGLSQPQHTMPSLGAYGILNRPASQDATHCKMESGCILNDTNVAHTGSCLLPDVNGQAASDSLQPQPGALQTLPTLPDPQTTGFYL
- the LOC118363709 gene encoding aryl hydrocarbon receptor-like isoform X1; its protein translation is MYAGRKRRKPVQKGIEVKDQKEKQTAPSEGTKSNPSKRHRDRLNSELDRLASLLPFPEEVTSSLDKLSILRLSVSYLRTKNFFSVALKTHACKGFKANSGNHDNSKTTGLVDGWMPEGELLLQALNGFVLVITAEGVIFYSSHTIQDYLGFHQTDVMHQSVFELIHTEDQQEFRRNLHWALNPPGVPQQGESPPDGKPVPSSSLVTYNPDQLPPENSSFLERNFVCRFRCLLDNSSGFLALTLQGRLKFLHGQNCHLDDGCNVPPQLALFAIATPLQPPSILEIRTKNMIFRTKHKLDFTPMACDAKGKIVLGYTEAELRVRGSGYQFIHAADMLYCAENHVRMIKTGESGLTVFRLLTKDNRWRWVQANARLVYKNGKPDYIIATQRPLVEEEGGEHLRKRSMHLPFTFATGEALLYQSSYPIHGLTDSLQTKGKTKSKKAKLDKNSSKDHGGLDPSSLLGALMRQDESVYVCQPAVEPKMSFHSSLFSERGEGEGQSSGGCSSGPLGGGVGKSWSSVPNRVTTTSTGPNGEPPSSFDPLLATLDSLSLEGDETCSNSELFSALENLGLNAEDLELLLLDERMIRVEMDPDYIPSLNDLLTNNEILSYIHDSLENKTEEGQGGDSHVSIPQTSTTTHPPGPILNSTLIPNLYNQDTTAMHISTLHPQATIPPIPQPTLPPHRLPKQPPIVQLSQQMQQHLNLVKPVLAKYPWPPTQTDVPTPSQPDTLQPTTSLTVVDNGHWLPQQEHLHAGLDDHCHSIHPLVNGKTSQLGPQGSGQLKHHQHQNIIHLQSQWQQQNQHLQVQLQPQCHFKQQKASSNSGATLNGVHPDPDWQRYGYDDQLGLTANGACTVSYTNGRADTLSHATGGEVTLTDYGTGASTTVGMVMNWGTVGSTGHYQGQGGVTATPSDHLEHHKQHSPQVPSAYFHRQYPTTQNSLDYILGLSQPQHTMPSLGAYGILNRPASQDATHCKMESGCILNDTNVAHTGSCLLPDVNGQAASDSLQPQPGALQTLPTLPDPQTTGFYL